A genomic segment from Flavobacterium litorale encodes:
- the hemL gene encoding glutamate-1-semialdehyde 2,1-aminomutase has product MLYQRSSQLFAEAIKVIPGGVNSPVRAFKAVGGTPVFIKEAKGAYLYDEDDNRLIDYINSWGPMILGHAYEPVVDAVIERAKKGTSFGTPTALETKIAALAVNMVPNIDKIRFVNSGTEACMSAIRLARGYTKRDKIIKFAGCYHGHSDSFLIQAGSGAVTFGTPNSPGVTQGTAQDTLLANYNDLDNVAALFKANPNGIAAIIIEPVAGNMGCIPPAEGFLKGLRQLCDANGTLLIFDEVMTGFRLAKGGTQELFDVKADIVTFGKVIGGGLPVGAFAGRNEIMDYLAPLGSVYQAGTLSGNPLAMAAGFEMLKALNDDITVYERLAQKTAYLEQGIREKLNAANVVYTINRIGSMISVHFDATPVTDFKTAANGDNATFKKFFHGLLEEGVYIAPSAYETWFITDALTYDDLDYTIQAVGKVAKTL; this is encoded by the coding sequence ATGTTATACCAAAGAAGCAGCCAACTTTTTGCCGAAGCAATTAAAGTAATACCAGGTGGTGTAAACTCGCCCGTTCGTGCCTTTAAAGCAGTAGGAGGTACACCCGTTTTTATAAAAGAAGCCAAAGGGGCTTACCTGTACGATGAAGACGATAACCGCTTAATAGATTATATTAACTCGTGGGGACCAATGATATTGGGGCATGCCTACGAGCCTGTAGTGGATGCCGTTATAGAACGTGCTAAAAAAGGAACATCGTTTGGTACACCAACAGCACTAGAAACTAAAATTGCGGCACTGGCTGTTAATATGGTGCCCAACATAGATAAGATACGTTTTGTAAACTCAGGTACCGAAGCCTGTATGAGTGCTATACGCTTAGCGCGAGGCTATACCAAGCGCGATAAGATAATTAAGTTTGCGGGTTGCTATCACGGGCATTCCGATTCGTTTTTAATACAAGCGGGTAGTGGTGCCGTTACTTTTGGTACACCCAATAGCCCTGGCGTTACACAAGGTACAGCACAAGATACCTTGTTGGCTAATTATAATGATTTAGATAATGTTGCAGCACTATTTAAGGCAAACCCTAACGGTATAGCAGCAATTATTATAGAGCCTGTTGCTGGAAATATGGGATGCATTCCGCCTGCCGAAGGCTTCCTAAAAGGATTACGCCAACTTTGTGATGCCAATGGTACATTATTAATTTTTGATGAGGTAATGACGGGGTTTCGCTTGGCAAAAGGTGGAACGCAAGAGTTGTTTGATGTAAAAGCCGATATTGTAACTTTTGGTAAAGTAATAGGCGGCGGATTGCCTGTAGGGGCTTTTGCAGGGCGTAACGAAATTATGGATTACTTAGCACCATTGGGTTCTGTATATCAGGCAGGCACACTATCGGGCAACCCGTTAGCAATGGCTGCTGGTTTTGAGATGCTTAAAGCCCTTAACGACGATATTACGGTATACGAACGCCTAGCACAAAAAACAGCGTATTTGGAGCAAGGAATCCGCGAAAAGCTAAATGCTGCCAACGTAGTATACACTATAAACAGAATAGGGTCGATGATATCGGTGCATTTTGACGCCACCCCTGTAACCGATTTTAAAACGGCTGCTAATGGCGATAATGCAACCTTTAAAAAGTTTTTTCACGGACTTTTAGAAGAAGGTGTTTACATTGCCCCATCGGCATACGAAACTTGGTTTATAACCGATGCCCTTACGTATGACGATCTCGATTATACCATACAAGCCGTAGGTAAAGTAGCTAAAACACTATAA